The following proteins are encoded in a genomic region of Streptomyces gobiensis:
- the mbhE gene encoding hydrogen gas-evolving membrane-bound hydrogenase subunit E has product MLLIVALAAMILLATTVPVVAARLGRNTGYPLAGGFLLVGLLLAVAVLKTPGDTVTTSWHWLPSLDVSVALRLDGLAGTFCMLILGVGALIMAYSPRYLDTGRAHTPFYSLLTLFALSMMGLVLAADVVLLVVFWELTTICSFLLIAIAGPQATQPAVKAFLVTAMGGLALLVAVVLLAITAGTTSLTAILANRQQIIDSPMAWPIGVLIVIAAFTKSAQLPFHSWLPGAMAAITPVSAYLHAAAMVKAGIYLMMRFSPLYAGQAAWSATLVTVGLVTAVYGAMWALRQHDLKALLAYSTISQLGLLTAVIGVGTATAMAAAMLHTIAHALFKATLFMLVGIIDKEAGSRDIRELSGLRRVMPTTALMTGLAGLSLAGVPPLIGFVSKEFLFKGFLEADFAPWAGPVATAVAVAASALTFAYGLRIFYGAFGGPTVQSGLYEPAWAFLTPAAVPAAFGLLLGPAVPVLDQVVGWALSGIDPDLPPPGFELWPGFTAEVAMTTTAIVVGMALFLAGRPVERTLLSIPTPRAPFNRGYHALLRFGALVGRPTRADALAPHLIRPLLGLVLLAVVGGVVLSDPAVSGPGTASALDWPLLAALALVVAGSVLTASALAALILLGLAGLLVASWFLLAGAPDVALTMLLVEFLTAVVAVLVVSHLPARFTRRRPRPAAAAGALAAATGAAATAATLVFTGHRALSPVGDYFLREAKEQTGGRNVVNTVLVDFRALDTLGEAAVLGVVALGLLLLLGSRDAPGAGRPVPAIDGLVLQAASRVLGPVMLVLSAYLFLRGHYQPGGGFIAALVAGAAVALSYLAHGRVPGSRTRLLRPGTLVAAGVLISVGVALVVMLGGEAFFTPVRGHLSLPPLGSLSLTSSLMFDFGVYLFVLGLVFAAVDRLANGLPADPDAAAGTTRERTRGGTA; this is encoded by the coding sequence ATGCTGCTGATCGTCGCCCTGGCCGCGATGATCCTGCTGGCCACCACGGTTCCCGTGGTGGCCGCTCGGCTGGGGCGGAACACCGGTTATCCGCTGGCTGGTGGGTTTCTTCTGGTGGGGTTGCTGCTGGCCGTCGCGGTGCTGAAAACGCCCGGCGACACGGTCACCACCAGCTGGCACTGGCTGCCCTCGCTGGACGTGTCGGTGGCGCTGCGGCTGGACGGTCTGGCCGGGACGTTCTGCATGCTGATCCTCGGAGTGGGCGCCCTGATCATGGCGTACTCCCCGCGCTACCTGGACACGGGGCGCGCACACACGCCCTTCTACAGCCTGCTGACCCTGTTCGCGCTGTCCATGATGGGTCTGGTCCTCGCAGCCGATGTGGTGCTGCTGGTGGTGTTCTGGGAACTGACCACGATCTGCTCGTTCCTCCTGATCGCCATCGCCGGGCCGCAGGCGACCCAGCCGGCGGTGAAGGCGTTCCTGGTCACCGCCATGGGCGGGCTGGCCTTGCTGGTCGCGGTGGTGCTGCTCGCGATCACCGCCGGGACCACCAGCCTCACCGCCATCCTGGCCAACCGGCAGCAGATCATCGACTCGCCGATGGCCTGGCCGATCGGTGTGCTGATCGTCATCGCCGCGTTCACCAAGTCGGCCCAGCTGCCGTTCCACTCCTGGCTGCCCGGCGCCATGGCCGCCATCACCCCGGTCAGCGCGTATCTGCACGCGGCCGCCATGGTCAAGGCCGGGATCTACCTGATGATGCGGTTTTCGCCGCTGTACGCGGGCCAGGCCGCCTGGTCCGCCACCCTGGTCACGGTCGGCCTGGTCACGGCGGTATACGGGGCGATGTGGGCACTGCGGCAGCACGACCTCAAGGCCCTGCTCGCCTATTCCACGATCAGTCAGCTCGGGCTGCTGACCGCGGTCATCGGTGTGGGCACCGCGACCGCGATGGCCGCGGCGATGCTGCACACCATCGCGCACGCCCTGTTCAAGGCGACCCTGTTCATGCTTGTGGGGATCATCGACAAGGAGGCCGGCAGCCGGGACATCCGCGAACTGTCCGGGCTGCGACGGGTCATGCCCACCACGGCCCTGATGACCGGCCTGGCCGGGCTGTCGCTCGCCGGTGTGCCGCCGTTGATCGGGTTTGTCAGCAAGGAGTTCCTCTTCAAGGGCTTCCTGGAAGCGGACTTCGCGCCCTGGGCGGGACCGGTGGCCACCGCCGTCGCGGTCGCCGCCTCGGCGCTCACCTTCGCCTATGGACTGCGGATCTTCTACGGTGCGTTCGGCGGCCCCACCGTGCAGAGCGGGCTGTACGAACCCGCCTGGGCGTTCCTGACGCCCGCCGCGGTGCCAGCGGCCTTCGGACTGCTGCTCGGCCCCGCGGTGCCGGTGCTCGACCAGGTGGTCGGCTGGGCGCTGAGCGGGATCGATCCGGACCTGCCGCCGCCCGGCTTTGAGCTGTGGCCGGGCTTCACCGCCGAGGTGGCGATGACAACGACGGCCATCGTGGTGGGCATGGCCCTGTTCCTGGCCGGGCGGCCCGTGGAACGTACGCTGCTGAGCATTCCGACGCCGCGCGCACCCTTCAACCGCGGCTACCACGCCCTGCTGCGGTTCGGCGCCCTGGTCGGCCGCCCCACACGCGCCGACGCCCTCGCTCCGCATCTCATCCGGCCGCTGCTCGGCCTGGTACTGCTCGCGGTGGTGGGAGGCGTCGTGCTGAGCGATCCGGCGGTCTCCGGCCCGGGGACCGCCAGCGCCCTCGACTGGCCGCTGCTGGCGGCCCTCGCGCTGGTGGTGGCCGGCAGTGTGCTGACGGCCTCAGCACTTGCTGCCCTGATCCTGCTGGGGCTGGCGGGCTTGCTCGTGGCCAGCTGGTTTCTGCTCGCCGGGGCCCCGGATGTGGCGCTGACGATGCTGCTGGTGGAGTTCCTTACGGCGGTTGTCGCCGTGCTGGTCGTCAGCCATCTGCCGGCCCGCTTCACGCGGCGGCGGCCCCGGCCCGCGGCGGCGGCCGGAGCGCTGGCCGCCGCGACCGGCGCCGCAGCGACCGCGGCGACCCTGGTTTTCACCGGACACCGGGCGCTGTCCCCGGTCGGTGACTACTTCCTGCGGGAAGCCAAGGAGCAGACCGGCGGCCGCAATGTGGTGAACACGGTCCTGGTGGACTTCCGGGCCCTGGACACCCTCGGTGAGGCAGCGGTGCTGGGAGTCGTCGCACTGGGTCTGCTGCTGCTGCTCGGCTCGCGGGACGCACCTGGCGCCGGGCGGCCGGTGCCGGCCATCGACGGGCTGGTGCTGCAGGCGGCGAGCCGTGTGCTGGGTCCGGTGATGCTGGTGCTGTCCGCCTATCTGTTCCTGCGCGGGCACTACCAGCCCGGCGGCGGGTTTATCGCCGCGCTGGTCGCGGGGGCCGCGGTCGCGCTGAGCTACCTGGCGCACGGCCGGGTGCCCGGCAGCCGTACCCGCTTGCTGCGGCCCGGCACGCTGGTCGCGGCGGGCGTGCTGATCAGCGTAGGTGTCGCGTTGGTGGTGATGCTGGGCGGCGAGGCGTTCTTCACCCCGGTGCGGGGGCACCTCAGCCTTCCCCCGCTGGGCTCCCTTTCCCTCACCTCGTCGCTCATGTTCGATTTCGGGGTCTACCTGTTTGTGCTTGGGCTCGTCTTCGCGGCCGTCGACCGGCTGGCCAACGGTCTGCCCGCGGACCCGGACGCGGCGGCCGGCACCACACGGGAGCGTACGAGGGGAGGCACGGCATGA
- a CDS encoding sodium:proton antiporter, producing the protein MTAAILVGILVAGGVYLVLQRELLRVTFGFVLLGHAVNVLFVAAGGMARRDPAFIGQTDPDSAADPLPQAFVLTAIVITFGITVYLLALLRAGGPEQDPEQDPEQDPERDRDAGADEGTEQGP; encoded by the coding sequence ATGACCGCTGCGATCCTGGTCGGCATCCTCGTCGCGGGAGGCGTCTATCTGGTGCTCCAGCGGGAGCTGCTGCGGGTGACGTTCGGCTTCGTACTGCTCGGCCACGCCGTGAACGTGCTGTTCGTAGCGGCCGGGGGGATGGCCCGCCGGGACCCCGCATTCATCGGGCAGACCGATCCGGACTCGGCGGCCGACCCGCTGCCGCAGGCATTCGTGCTGACCGCGATCGTGATCACTTTCGGCATCACGGTGTATCTGCTCGCGCTGCTGCGTGCCGGTGGCCCCGAGCAGGACCCCGAGCAGGACCCCGAGCAGGACCCCGAGCGGGACCGGGACGCGGGGGCCGACGAGGGCACGGAGCAGGGTCCATGA
- a CDS encoding monovalent cation/H+ antiporter subunit D family protein, translating into MSGAVLPLAVAGPLLAAGTTVAAGRHRVLCRVAALSITGAVLLLSGWLLARTLDGSVLTADVGGWPPGVAIVFAADTFSALMLGVTALLTLVCLGFAMASGEDTHPLYMPLALVLSAGVYGAFLTADLFNLFVLIEVMLVPSYALLTLTGTRRRVSAGRLYLVFNLLASTAFLAGLALLYGVTGTVNLGELAGAARTSPLVALAGAVLVLPMAAKAAVVPLHSWLPRTYPHASPAVTALFSGLLTKVGLYVIIRVYSVLFDGERHYLWIILLAALLTMVVGALGAVGENTMRSILAFSMVSQIGYVLLGLALFTAAGLTAAVFYLVQYVLVKTALFLCAGAVEVTYGSGRLGEISGLGGREPVLTVVFLTVALSLAGLPPLSGFVAKLTLIRAAAVETEYLAVAVAVAVSLLTLLYTVKIWSGVFAGQPSFPAGDSGVVRNSAPRARPTVVLPAALLAALSVGLGLGAQPLLVAAGAAADGLADPSSWVREVTGG; encoded by the coding sequence ATGAGCGGCGCGGTGCTGCCGCTCGCGGTGGCCGGCCCGCTGTTGGCGGCGGGCACCACGGTGGCCGCCGGCCGCCACCGGGTGCTGTGCCGGGTGGCCGCGCTGAGCATCACGGGGGCGGTGCTGCTGCTGAGCGGCTGGTTGCTCGCACGGACGCTGGACGGATCGGTCCTCACGGCGGATGTCGGTGGCTGGCCACCCGGCGTGGCGATCGTCTTCGCCGCCGATACCTTCAGCGCGCTCATGCTGGGCGTCACCGCGCTCCTGACGCTGGTCTGTCTGGGGTTCGCCATGGCCAGTGGTGAGGACACCCACCCGCTGTACATGCCGCTCGCCCTCGTTCTGTCGGCGGGCGTCTACGGTGCCTTCCTGACCGCTGACCTGTTCAACCTCTTTGTGCTCATCGAGGTGATGCTCGTACCGTCCTACGCCCTGCTCACGCTGACGGGCACCCGGCGGAGGGTGTCCGCGGGCCGGCTGTATCTGGTCTTCAACCTGCTGGCCTCCACGGCCTTCCTGGCCGGGCTCGCACTGCTCTACGGCGTCACCGGGACGGTCAACCTGGGCGAGCTGGCCGGCGCGGCGCGCACCTCACCGCTGGTGGCGCTGGCCGGTGCGGTGCTTGTGCTGCCGATGGCGGCCAAGGCGGCGGTGGTGCCGCTGCACAGCTGGCTGCCCCGCACCTATCCCCACGCGTCCCCGGCGGTCACCGCGCTCTTTTCCGGCCTGCTGACCAAGGTCGGCCTCTACGTGATCATCCGGGTCTATTCGGTGCTCTTCGACGGCGAACGGCACTACCTGTGGATCATCTTGCTGGCAGCCCTGCTGACCATGGTCGTGGGAGCACTCGGAGCGGTCGGTGAGAACACCATGCGGTCCATTCTGGCCTTCTCCATGGTGAGCCAGATCGGCTATGTCCTCCTCGGACTCGCCCTGTTCACCGCGGCGGGGCTGACCGCCGCGGTTTTCTATCTGGTCCAGTACGTCCTGGTGAAGACGGCGCTGTTTCTCTGCGCGGGCGCGGTGGAGGTCACCTATGGCAGCGGCCGGCTGGGTGAGATCAGCGGGCTGGGCGGCCGGGAGCCCGTACTGACCGTCGTCTTCCTGACCGTGGCGCTGTCCCTGGCCGGGCTGCCCCCGCTGTCCGGCTTCGTCGCCAAACTGACCCTCATCCGCGCGGCCGCGGTGGAAACCGAGTATCTGGCGGTTGCCGTGGCGGTGGCCGTCAGCCTGCTGACGCTGCTCTACACGGTCAAGATCTGGAGCGGGGTGTTCGCCGGTCAGCCATCCTTTCCGGCGGGCGACAGCGGCGTCGTCCGGAACTCAGCCCCCCGGGCCCGGCCGACCGTGGTGCTGCCGGCGGCGCTGCTGGCCGCGCTCTCCGTCGGGCTCGGGCTCGGCGCGCAGCCTCTGCTGGTCGCCGCTGGGGCGGCGGCCGACGGTCTGGCCGATCCCTCGTCCTGGGTACGGGAGGTGACGGGCGGATGA
- a CDS encoding Na+/H+ antiporter subunit E — MSTWIWRAAARTHRLAAFLGYFSYRFIEANLIIAWEILSPGRLAPAIVELPLRCRTRGEIVVLASLISLTPSTLMIEVRTNPPILYVYGTHADDVDSFRRELRKLETSMLAAMRPTDDVPGVRRRD; from the coding sequence ATGAGCACATGGATCTGGCGCGCGGCCGCCAGAACGCACCGGTTGGCCGCTTTCCTCGGCTACTTCAGCTACCGGTTCATCGAGGCGAACCTGATCATCGCATGGGAGATCCTGAGCCCCGGCAGGCTGGCCCCCGCCATTGTCGAGCTGCCGCTGCGCTGCCGCACCAGAGGAGAAATCGTGGTGCTCGCCAGTCTCATCAGCCTGACCCCGAGCACTCTCATGATCGAGGTGCGAACGAACCCGCCGATTCTCTATGTCTACGGCACGCACGCCGACGATGTGGACAGTTTCCGTCGGGAGCTGCGGAAGCTGGAGACCAGCATGCTGGCCGCGATGCGGCCGACCGATGACGTCCCTGGAGTGCGGAGGAGAGACTGA
- a CDS encoding monovalent cation/H+ antiporter complex subunit F, which produces MLLTDAVLLALVLSLLVAIARVVYGPTDAERLVAADFGFVVFVAGVAMLAVRLDRPVLFSLVLVAALIGFLATVALARLLERRRIR; this is translated from the coding sequence ATGCTGCTGACCGACGCGGTGCTCCTGGCGCTGGTGCTGTCTTTGCTGGTGGCGATCGCACGGGTGGTGTACGGACCCACGGACGCGGAACGGCTGGTGGCGGCCGACTTCGGCTTCGTCGTTTTCGTGGCCGGTGTCGCGATGCTGGCGGTGCGGCTGGACAGGCCGGTCCTGTTCAGCCTGGTGCTGGTGGCGGCACTGATCGGCTTCCTGGCCACGGTGGCGCTCGCGCGCCTGCTGGAGCGAAGGCGCATCCGATGA
- a CDS encoding cation:proton antiporter, whose product MTVQTMASGALMVAGAALIIVAALGLLRLPDALSQANAVTKAAALGLMCLLLGALIRLPGLITFLTLAVAILVQLLTVAIAGYAVGRACYRSGARLAEQTHHDELAQRRYGHDSTGYPQSPDGR is encoded by the coding sequence ATGACCGTGCAGACCATGGCCTCGGGCGCGCTGATGGTGGCCGGTGCCGCCCTGATCATCGTGGCCGCGCTGGGGCTGCTGCGGCTTCCCGATGCCCTCAGCCAGGCCAACGCGGTCACCAAGGCAGCGGCCCTGGGCCTGATGTGTCTGCTCCTCGGCGCGCTGATCCGGCTGCCGGGCCTGATCACCTTCCTCACCCTGGCCGTGGCGATCCTGGTGCAACTGCTCACCGTCGCCATCGCCGGTTACGCGGTCGGCCGTGCCTGCTACCGGTCCGGGGCCCGGCTGGCGGAGCAGACCCACCACGATGAGCTCGCCCAGCGCCGGTATGGGCACGACAGCACCGGGTACCCGCAGTCACCTGATGGCAGGTAG
- a CDS encoding DUF6343 family protein has translation MRDRVPDPDREGILGRILPRTGTEPITARSHLRVRLVLALLFTPLFIVGAVLFWSWSVAAGPQDIPSDDSLRTLAWISTGLAVFAVVDLLIVLRRIARARRAARGGAG, from the coding sequence ATGCGGGACCGTGTACCCGACCCCGATCGCGAGGGCATCCTCGGCCGCATCCTGCCGCGCACCGGCACCGAACCCATTACGGCCCGCAGCCATTTGCGGGTGCGGCTGGTGCTGGCGCTGCTGTTCACCCCGCTCTTCATCGTCGGCGCCGTACTCTTCTGGTCCTGGTCGGTGGCGGCGGGGCCCCAGGACATCCCCAGCGATGACTCGCTGCGTACGCTCGCCTGGATCAGTACCGGTCTCGCGGTCTTCGCGGTGGTGGATCTGCTCATCGTGCTCCGCCGCATCGCGCGGGCCCGGCGCGCGGCCCGTGGCGGTGCGGGCTGA
- a CDS encoding anhydro-N-acetylmuramic acid kinase: protein MRVIGMLSGTSHDAVDAALAELRCQDGEIVLRPGGLLSVPFPERLRTELADSLPPAATTLKRICRLDTRLGQFFGEVAGRAHAELARGQAELVVSHGQTCYHWVEGARAYGTLQLGGAAWIAEATGLPVVSDLRTRDITRGGQGAPLAATLDALLLPRHGRHGALNLGGIANITARDRQGGITAYDLGPAGALIDVAANWATGGAQRMDTDGLRAARGTVDRALLLRLLDEPYYRLPPPKSTGKELFHAGYLRERLRGSGPDPDDLVATVTELTACLVAAACREHALADVTVSGGGVRNPVLMERIRALSAPTRISDSTGSTVCGLPAQAKEAYLFALLGFLTVHGIPGSVPSATGAHAPALLGSITPGAGPLRLPPPVTEPPLRLRIEPVDRTGG, encoded by the coding sequence ATGAGGGTGATCGGCATGCTCAGCGGGACATCCCACGACGCGGTGGACGCGGCCCTGGCGGAACTGCGCTGCCAGGACGGCGAGATCGTACTCCGCCCGGGCGGGCTGCTCAGCGTGCCCTTCCCGGAACGGCTGCGTACGGAGCTGGCCGACTCGCTGCCCCCGGCCGCTACGACCCTGAAGCGGATCTGCCGGCTGGACACCCGGCTCGGCCAGTTCTTCGGCGAGGTGGCGGGCCGGGCCCATGCCGAACTGGCCCGGGGACAAGCCGAGCTGGTGGTCTCGCACGGGCAGACCTGTTACCACTGGGTAGAGGGGGCACGGGCGTACGGCACACTGCAACTCGGCGGCGCCGCCTGGATCGCCGAGGCCACCGGGCTGCCCGTCGTCTCGGACCTGCGTACCCGCGATATCACCCGTGGCGGTCAGGGAGCACCGCTCGCCGCCACCCTGGACGCCCTGCTACTGCCCCGGCACGGCCGACATGGCGCACTCAACCTCGGCGGCATCGCCAACATCACGGCCCGCGACCGGCAGGGCGGGATCACCGCCTATGACCTCGGCCCCGCAGGTGCCCTCATCGACGTGGCGGCCAACTGGGCGACCGGGGGAGCGCAGCGGATGGACACCGACGGGCTAAGGGCCGCACGGGGCACCGTCGACCGTGCCCTGCTGCTGCGGCTGCTGGACGAGCCGTACTACCGGCTGCCGCCGCCCAAGTCGACGGGCAAGGAGCTCTTCCACGCCGGATATCTGCGTGAGCGCCTGCGGGGGAGCGGCCCGGACCCCGACGACCTGGTCGCCACGGTCACCGAGCTGACCGCCTGCCTGGTGGCCGCCGCCTGCCGTGAGCACGCCCTGGCCGATGTCACGGTATCCGGCGGCGGGGTGCGTAACCCGGTGCTGATGGAGCGTATCCGCGCGCTGTCCGCGCCCACCCGGATCAGCGACAGCACCGGCAGCACGGTGTGCGGCCTGCCCGCCCAGGCCAAGGAGGCGTATCTCTTCGCACTGCTGGGCTTTCTGACGGTGCACGGCATCCCGGGCAGCGTCCCCTCGGCCACGGGGGCACACGCCCCCGCGCTGCTGGGCTCCATCACGCCCGGGGCCGGGCCGCTGCGGCTGCCGCCCCCGGTGACCGAGCCGCCCCTGCGACTGCGGATCGAACCCGTGGATCGAACAGGGGGCTGA
- a CDS encoding zinc-dependent alcohol dehydrogenase, giving the protein MKAVVWHGKRDVRVEDVPDPELIKPTDAIVRITSSGLCGSDLHLYEVLAPLMTPGDILGHEPMGIVQEVGNGVTEIAPGDRVVVPFQIACGTCFMCEHGLQTQCETTQVKQHGTGAALFGYTKLYGSVPGAQAEYLRVPQAQYGPIKVPEGPPDDRFLFLSDVLPTAWQAVEYAAVPKGGSLVVLGLGPIGEMACRIALQHGVEQVIGVDLVPERLQRTQAREGAEVLDLTEHEDIAEVIRGKTGGRGPDAVIDAVGMEAHGSVAGQLLQHMGSLLPRRIAGKVMSKAGVDRLSALHLAFDIVRRGGTVSLSGVYGGMTDPLPMLSLFDKQVQLRMGQANVRRWVPDILPLLLAEDTLGVDEFATHHLPLDQAPQAYEMFQKKTDGAVKIVLQP; this is encoded by the coding sequence GGCGGTCGTCTGGCATGGCAAGCGTGATGTGCGAGTGGAGGACGTACCCGATCCGGAACTGATCAAGCCAACCGATGCGATCGTGCGGATCACATCAAGCGGGCTGTGCGGTTCGGATCTGCATCTGTACGAGGTGCTGGCCCCCTTGATGACGCCGGGGGACATCCTCGGCCATGAGCCGATGGGGATCGTCCAGGAGGTCGGCAACGGCGTGACAGAGATCGCCCCGGGCGACCGGGTCGTGGTGCCGTTCCAGATCGCTTGCGGCACCTGCTTCATGTGTGAGCACGGCTTGCAGACCCAGTGCGAGACCACGCAGGTGAAGCAGCATGGCACGGGCGCCGCGCTGTTCGGTTACACCAAGCTGTACGGCTCGGTGCCCGGGGCCCAGGCGGAGTACCTGCGGGTGCCACAGGCACAGTACGGGCCGATCAAGGTGCCCGAGGGCCCACCGGACGACCGCTTCCTGTTCCTCTCGGATGTCCTGCCCACCGCCTGGCAGGCGGTGGAGTACGCCGCGGTCCCCAAAGGCGGCAGCCTGGTGGTCCTCGGACTCGGCCCGATTGGTGAGATGGCCTGCCGTATCGCGCTCCAGCACGGCGTCGAGCAGGTCATCGGCGTCGATCTGGTGCCCGAGCGGCTGCAGCGCACCCAGGCCCGGGAAGGCGCGGAGGTGCTCGATCTCACCGAGCACGAGGACATCGCCGAGGTGATCCGCGGCAAGACCGGCGGCCGTGGCCCCGATGCCGTCATCGACGCCGTGGGCATGGAAGCCCACGGCAGTGTCGCGGGACAGCTGCTGCAGCACATGGGCTCGCTGCTGCCGCGCAGGATCGCCGGGAAGGTGATGTCCAAGGCGGGTGTGGACCGGCTGTCCGCGCTGCATCTGGCCTTCGACATCGTGCGCCGTGGCGGCACGGTATCGCTGAGCGGGGTCTATGGCGGAATGACGGATCCGCTGCCCATGCTGAGCCTCTTCGACAAGCAGGTCCAGCTGCGGATGGGTCAGGCCAATGTCCGCCGGTGGGTGCCCGACATCCTGCCGCTGCTGCTGGCGGAGGACACCCTGGGCGTGGATGAGTTCGCCACCCACCATCTGCCGCTGGACCAGGCCCCACAGGCGTATGAGATGTTCCAGAAGAAAACCGACGGTGCGGTCAAGATCGTCCTGCAGCCATAA